Proteins from one Cryptomeria japonica chromosome 4, Sugi_1.0, whole genome shotgun sequence genomic window:
- the LOC131056748 gene encoding disease resistance RPP13-like protein 4: MGKRIQEVKERVRYITTDGERLKLFRDLVHSDQPSSSAAGRSAWKGNSVLPSDSHLVAIEPKLQHLIPLIDDSTVPVIALVAMGAAGKTFLLQNAFERLKQRYEHSIWLSVSQSYSVHKLQCDLASHLGDLEARVKDVSDERAAELIHAGLQGTKSLIVLDDVWRAARVDNIITSLGLPIGQGSQCKVVVTNRNRGVAQNLSALIYEMKLLSKEDSRQLFCAYAFPSDDCNLPPQDLQVVAAEVQKQCGRLPLAFKTIGASLSGCTDTSEWNSRLSWLKQSELHPQKEVTNPDYRIIEILRLSYDSLPAALKPCFSYMSYFPEDGRVDCNYLINLWIAEGFIPQVEDQWEVAWDYLHQLANLCLFEVLEGEFTNEICKIHDLLRDLAIDISKENRCAFDIEDDFTSVKRILLAKQEIDDMVIAQSRASCPRSLRTLSLLVNPINKIE, encoded by the coding sequence ATGGGAAAAAGGATTCAGGAAGTGAAGGAACGAGTCAGGTACATTACAACAGATGGAGAGCGACTGAAGCTTTTCCGTGATTTAGTTCACTCGGACCAGCCATCAAGCAGTGCAGCGGGGAGATCAGCGTGGAAGGGAAATAGTGTCCTGCCAAGCGATTCACACCTTGTGGCGATTGAGCCCAAGCTTCAACATCTCATCCCCTTAATAGATGATTCAACTGTTCCAGTCATTGCCCTGGTGGCGATGGGCGCAGCGGGAAAAACATTTCTGCTCCAAAATGCTTTTGAGAGACTCAAACAAAGGTATGAGCACTCAATCTGGCTTTCCGTATCACAGTCATATTCTGTTCATAAATTACAGTGTGATCTAGCGTCGCACTTGGGAGATTTAGAGGCTCGGGTGAAGGATGTAAGTGACGAGCGAGCGGCGGAGCTCATTCATGCCGGTTTACAAGGAACAAAGTCTCTCATCGTGCTGGATGACGTCTGGAGGGCAGCCCGAGTAGATAACATCATTACCAGCCTTGGTCTTCCAATTGGCCAGGGCAGCCAATGTAAAGTTGTGGTTACAAACCGAAACAGGGGAGTTGCCCAAAATCTTAGTGCTCTTATATATGAAATGAAGCTTTTGTCCAAGGAAGACAGTCGGCAGTTGTTCTGTGCGTATGCCTTCCCTAGTGATGACTGCAATCTCCCACCACAAGACCTTCAAGTAGTAGCAGCTGAAGTTCAAAAGCAATGCGGGAGATTACCATTGGCATTCAAGACAATAGGAGCGTCACTCTCCGGCTGCACAGATACAAGCGAGTGGAACTCCAGATTGTCTTGGCTCAAACAGTCGGAACTGCATCCTCAGAAAGAGGTAACTAATCCCGACTACCGCATCATAGAGATTCTTAGATTGAGTTATGACTCCTTGCCCGCAGCTCTTAAGCCCTGTTTTTCTTATATGTCTTACTTTCCTGAGGATGGGAGAGTAGATTGCAACTACCTCATAAATCTCTGGATAGCGGAGGGGTTCATTCCACAGGTAGAAGACCAGTGGGAAGTTGCTTGGGATTATTTACATCAGTTGGCCAATCTATGCTTGTTTGAAGTATTGGAGGGGGAGTTTACAAACGAAATATGCAAGATCCATGACTTGCTCCGTGATttggcaattgatatatctaaagaAAACAGATGTGCGTTTGATATTGAAGATGACTTCACATCTGTGAAAAGAATTTTACTAGCCAAACAAGAGATAGATGATATGGTCATCGCCCAGAGCAGGGCTTCATGTCCCAGATCTCTTCGCACTCTGTCACTTCTTGTAAATCCCATTAATAAAATTGAGTAA
- the LOC131056750 gene encoding disease resistance protein RPM1-like, whose amino-acid sequence MRLLRVLDLTYTQISTLPHCIGKLKLLKLLNLSSTRIEEVPICVRSLKSLLMLYLSRCKQLQRLPEWINELKCLQYLNILHCHDDLQSHMPKGISELVSLRVLRSGYLRLSVEDDGLLKLQDVAKLTHLQVPCLWVQHEKELKSIEDGILAQLLKMRDLSIASGLSTETHLPQNITALQDLQILALKRFAFPNWVCTVINLRQLTLKNCHSSDYPGLEAMPNLIRLKLDVNERCREIPKAFGKSAGFPKLRFLIIKDFPVLKELPDLEDGAMGMVEILHIVKCGRVKKVPEGVEGLRKLRVFRYGETGTDQFRESLREDGEVWNKIKAKNPHVDIKAKVEWD is encoded by the coding sequence ATGAGATTATTAAGGGTTCTCGACTTAACCTATACCCAGATCTCAACATTGCCCCACTGTATTGGAAAGCTGAAACTTCTCAAGCTTTTAAATTTGTCAAGCACAAGAATTGAGGAGGTACCAATCTGTGTGAGAAGTCTTAAGAGTCTTCTCATGCTCTATCTAAGTAGATGCAAACAGCTTCAAAGGCTTCCTGAGTGGATAAATGAACTCAAATGTCTGCAGTATCTCAATATACTGCATTGCCACGATGATCTGCAGAGTCATATGCCGAAGGGAATATCAGAGCTGGTGTCTTTGCGGGTACTGAGATCAGGTTATTTACGACTCTCTGTTGAAGATGATGGATTGTTAAAGTTGCAGGATGTCGCCAAATTAACCCACCTCCAAGTACCATGCTTATGGGTTCAGCACGAAAAGGAGTTGAAGAGTATCGAAGATGGAATCCTTGCTCAGCTTCTCAAGATGCGCGATCTGTCAATAGCATCTGGTTTGTCTACAGAAACGCATCTACCGCAGAATATCACTGCCCTGCAGGATCTCCAAATACTTGCGTTGAAAAGATTTGCATTCCCGAATTGGGTGTGTACGGTAATAAATTTGAGGCAACTCACATTAAAAAATTGTCATTCTAGCGATTATCCGGGATTAGAAGCAATGCCTAACTTGATAAGGTTGAAATTAGATGTTAACGAGAGATGCAGAGAAATACCAAAGGCGTTTGGAAAGTCAGCCGGGTTTCCCAAGCTACGCTTTCTGATTATCAAGGACTTCCCTGTTTTGAAGGAATTGCCTGATTTGGAGGATGGAGCGATGGGCATGGTGGAGATATTGCATATAGTAAAGTGTGGGAGAGTGAAGAAAGTTCCAGAGGGAGTGGAAGGGTTGAGAAAACTAAGGGTGTTCAGGTACGGAGAAACAGGAACGGATCAATTTAGAGAGAGTTTGAGGGAAGACGGGGAAGTCTGGAATAAAATCAAAGCAAAGAATCCACATGTGGACATAAAGGCTAAAGTAGAATGGGACTAa